The genomic stretch TAAATACCCCTGAACGTTGGCTTGGTTTCCAGCCAGCGTTGCGTATTATAACTATTGTTGATGTGGATAATGTTGTTATCCACGTATATCAGTCCCTCAGGGCTGGCTAGGGTAAAACAGTGAGTCCACGTCTGACTGAGGAGCGTGGGTAGCAGAGATTTTGACAATGTTGCTATTGCAGAATCAGTATGGCGGTTGCTCAACTCGCACATTCAGACTGAGCATCCTTCAAATGAACTACTGCTCTAGATTGATCTACCGTTCCCAGCGGCAGATACGCCAGCCTTTCTCTTGGGCTAATTCCGCCAGTTCAGGCACCGGGTTGACGACATAAGCCTGATCAACGAATTCCAGCATGGCGCGGTCGTTAAGCGAGTCGCTGTAACCGTAAAGTTGCCCAAAAGGCTCGGCATCACGCTGGGTCAGCCATTCACGGATGCGGGTAACCTTACCGTGCTGATAAGTCGGCACCCCGTGAATATCGCCGGTAAAGCGGCCGTCTTCCAGGGTTACACCAATCGCCAGCGCGTGATCGGCCCCCAGGTGACGCGCAATCGGCCCAACCAGATGTTCGCCGCTGGCGGAGATGACTACCAGGGTATCGCCGCGCTGGCGGTGCCATGCCATCTGTTCGCGTGCTGCCGGGTAGAGGCGGGGCAGAATATCGCGCTGGATAAAGCGTTCTATCCAGCCGGACACGGTCTCTGTCGTCAACCCAATCAGTGGCGACAGTGAGAGATACATATAATCCTCGATCGCCAATGTACCTTCATAGTAGCTCTGCATTAGGTGTTTTTCCCGTTGCAGCAGCTCTTTGCCAGCGAATCCCTGTGATTCGAGCCAGCGTAACCACAAGCCGGTGCTGTCGGCGCAGATCAGGGTTTCGTCCAGATCAAACAGGGCTAAATCCATCGGGGTCCTCCGGGGAAATCAGAACGGATAGTCAAAACAGAGCGTATCGGACTGTCGGTATTGCGGGCATTCGCATTGACCCCAGTTTATCAGCGAATGATGACAACGGCGCGTCAACAAAAGGCATCCGGCATGAATACGACCAGCCTGTAGCGTATGGCGATAACTTCAACCTTGCGAGCAAGCGCGCACAATCGCAATGAGATATAACAAGCTGATTGACGAGAATCATCCGTTGAATCATAAAGATGGCGGTTAGTTTATGGACATTTTTATTGTGGACGAACCAGCGGTTTGGCCGCCCGT from Dickeya zeae NCPPB 2538 encodes the following:
- a CDS encoding HAD family hydrolase, with translation MDLALFDLDETLICADSTGLWLRWLESQGFAGKELLQREKHLMQSYYEGTLAIEDYMYLSLSPLIGLTTETVSGWIERFIQRDILPRLYPAAREQMAWHRQRGDTLVVISASGEHLVGPIARHLGADHALAIGVTLEDGRFTGDIHGVPTYQHGKVTRIREWLTQRDAEPFGQLYGYSDSLNDRAMLEFVDQAYVVNPVPELAELAQEKGWRICRWER